The DNA sequence GATGCTGCAATTTTTATCGTACGACCCCGAATAAAAAAGTTGCGATATTTGACTAATTCTTTTATGCTATTAACCTCTTGCAAGATAATATTGAGTTTTTCCTGATTGAACTCAGGTATCGAACTTGCATCCCAGAATGGGTAATCTGAAGTTTCAACCAACCATGGAAATATATGAAAGTGAGACTCACTCCCTCCAATTAATGTACTCACATCGTTATCAATTTTATATAACTTTTTTATATCGTCTATCTGTGTGGAAATATTTCTTTTAGCTGAAGATAGTTTACCTAACACTCCGCTTAATTTATTTAAATTCTGCTCAGAGTCTTTAGTATTTCCAAATAATCTCGCTAGTTCTTCGGCTCTTTGCACTTCAGTATTGTTTTTTAGAAATCTTGATGTTTCTTCTTGTTGAACATAATGGAACAAGAGAAAGTCACGTGAAAAATCATTACTACAAAAATATTTATTTAAATCACTTTCAGATAAAGGTATTGCATTTCCTTCAATAATTTCATACAACTCCCAAAGCTCGGTAAACTTGGATATCTTCTTAGAACTATTGGGGATTTTATTTTTTAATTTCCTTCGAAATACTTTGGTTTTTCCTTCTTCATCATCAAACTCAAGAGTAACCTCAACCTCATTAGCCCCGTTATGTGCTACAACTACATCTGTAGGATTCTGTCTATTTTCCAGTGAAGTCAACCTAGAAATATTTCCAGTCAACCCCAGTTCAATTGCATCAAAAACAGAGGTTTTACCGTATCCATTTGGACCATCAAGTAAAATAAGATTATTGTCATTAAAATTAATGCTATACGCGTTTCCATCAAATACTTTAAAATTCTCTAGGGTAACCTTTTTTAACTTAATCACCTTGCTTCCCCCACGTAACTACAACCAAATCATGAATGTTATTATCAGTCCATTCAGATTCATTAGAAATTAATTTTTTAAAAATATATTTCTGATGTTGAGTTAATTTATTTTCAATCTCCCCATTCAAATCTATTAATTCCTTTTCTTCAATGGAGTAAGTCAAAAAAGGAAGTTTAAGAAATAATTTCACTATTAATGAATAATAGTTAGAGGCATTCACACTTGAGTTTTTGAAAGATATAAATGATTCCCCATCATGCTCATTAATTACATCATTCAATACTCTATTTGAGAGTTTATTTATACTTCTCACCTCTAGGTATTTCACCAAATCCTCGAGTTCTGAATCTGTATACGCAATTACATTCTTTTTGAAATTATAAAGATCTTCTTCAATTCTTAAAGCTGTTAGCCGGTCAATATCGTTATCATTTTGACAAATTATTAATGTACAGTTTTTCTCAAAAAATCGTTCAACCTTATCTGAGCCTATGATTTCCTCAAATAATAACTGTGCTTTTTCCTCTAAAATTAATTTCATTTCATCATTGGATTGATTCAATGATTGCAGTAAAACAAAATACTCCTCTCTCTCCGTTGACTCTTCTGGGTAGAATATATAAAACAATTCATTACTATGAGATGTATTAAATTCCAACCTCTTATATTGATTACTCAAAAAGATATTTTCTATAATTTCTATTATCATAACAACGCATCCTTTGCAGTTTGAATAGGTATCAATTTAATTAATTTTAGCGGCTCTACATGCTTCTCCCTTATAACCGAGTCGAATTCTAATGGAGCTTGTGAATTTAAATCTAATGTCGGTGAAAATTCATAAACTTCCGTCCCATTATATATAATATTTCCTATTTCATATAATAACTCATTTACGCCTGGGTTCTCTATTATTCTTCTCGCAATTCTTTCAGCAGAAATCATGCCAGCAACAATAGTTGTGGGTAAATAATTCCCCTTCGGTAAAGGCGAGGTTCGATATGTGAACTTGAACTTATGTATATCACATGATGAACGTCCATGATTCATCGAATATAATATTTTAACTAAAACATATCTAATACCATTTTCATCTACACAAAAAGCATTTTCGATGTTAGATGCATGTTCGAGATAAGTATGCGGTGAAAAACTACGATAATAAGACCACAGTTCCTGTGGACTTAACGAGAGTAAATAATTTCTCGCTGAACTGAGATTACATATTTCCCCATCAGCTGGTAGACTGTAATCATCTTCATCAGACATATACTCATCTATTTTCCTAGCAAAAAAATCTTTAAATTGAAATGCCAGATATTCGCTACTGATTTCTTCACGATCTTGAATAAGTGACTGCAAAACCTCAAAAAAACTTATCTTTATTTTTTCATCCTGTTGTTTTTGTTTGTGTCTAATGGTTATATATTCATCCATCATTCCAAGAAAAAAATGGAATGTACTGGTTATTTGTTTTCCAGTGGCAGGCTTACCTCTTAACTCTAATGCTTTTTTAATCTCTACCTCAATCTTCGTATTTATTAATGATAACTCGCAAAAATCATTTCCATCGTCATATATGTAAGTTTTAAGCCTAGTAAGGGAGTCATTAGATTCATTATGTATTGAATCAAGTATCAAATAAATTTCATCCGCTGTTTTTCCTTGAAATGCAGTACGTAGAATAGAGGCAGTTTTTGGTATACCATTTTCCGCCGACACTGCCTTTTCAATCAGAGTTCTTCCATCACGAGGCATGGAATTATATTCAGACAATAATACTCTTAAATCATCTTTAAGTGATTCGATTAAATTGGCGAACGTACCTTTACAACCAATTTTCTTCCATGTATGAATAAAACCAAAAGCATTGTTTTTCTTATATAACTCGAGAGTTATTTCTAATAGTGCATCCGAGTACTTGCTGTAACTTGCCGAATTATATGCTTTTACTTGATGTAATGACTTTGAGATATCATTTTCAATAATTTCAAAGTCTTCAGTATCCTTGTAGTGGTCAACAAAAACTGGCCACAGCGTTAGAGTTTTTCCAGAACAATCGTTCTGATTCATTCGGCGTCAAACCACCATTATATTGATGGGGTCTGAGCTGGCTGTAATATTCCGTGATGTAGTTCGTTATCGCTGCGCTGGCTTCACTAAAGTTGGCGTATCCATTATTCGGCACCCACTCTGTTTTCAGGCTTCTAAAAAAACGTTCCATCGGGCTGTTATCCCAGCAATTCCCCCGGCGACTCAGGCTTTGCTTTATCTGATATCTCCACAGTAATTGTCTGAAATTTCTGCTGGTATAGTGGCTACCTTGATCCGAGTGATACAGCAAATTAGAGGGTTTTCCTCGCGCTTCCCAGGCCATGGACAGCGCTTTCGTTGTCAATGCAGAGTCCGGGAAAAATGACATCGCCCAGCCAACTGGTTTACGAGAAAACAAATCAAGCACAACGGCTAAATAAGCCCAACGTTTACCTGTCCAGATATACGTCACATCACCACACCAGACCTGATTAGGTTCTGTTACTGCAAACTGGCGCTCAAGATAGTTGGGGATCTCTACGTGCTCCTTAGACGCCTTCTTATATCGATGGCCGGGCTGCTGACAACTGATGAGATTAAGTGCTTTCATCAGCTTTGTTGCCCGCCAGCGACTCAGTTTTACGCCTTTGGTTGTGACCCTCGCGGCAATATTACGTGCACCTGCAGAACCATGACTTTCGCGATAGCTTTCACGAACAAGACTGAGTAATACCACGTGTGTGGCATCAGGCTTCTTTGGTTGCCGCCAGTATTTATAGCTGCTGCGATGAACCCCAAACACATTGCACATAACGGCAACGGGAAACCGCGCCCTGAGTTTCTCAACTAATGAGAATTGTTCAGGGAGTCTGACATCAAGAGCGCGGTAGCCTTTTTTAATATATCCCTTTCCATTTCAACACGTTGAAGTCTTTTCTTCAGCTCGCGTATTTCAATCTGCTCAGGTGTCATGGGTGAAGCTATGGGTGATTTTCCCGCTCGTTCTTCTTTCAACTGGCGGACCCACTTATCCATCGTGGATTTGCCGACATTCATTGCCGTGGCAGCGGCGGCAACAGTGTAATGCTGATCGAGTACAAGCTGGGCAGCTTCAAGGCGAAACTCAGGGCTAAAATTGCGTCTGTTACGTCCGGTCATAATGTCACCTGTTTTTGACTATGAGGCGATGATATCACCTCTATTCAGGTGGCCAAATTTAGTGTGCCACTACACCTCGAGCATTAAGCTCCAATTTGAAAAATCTGTATCTACAGGCTGCTGATTGATAAGTGTTAAAGTGTGATAGATAGCAACCTTGCCTTGGTAGTTGAAGCCGCTCCATGAAGGAGACGCATCGAAAGCCATCTAAAGCTCCTTTAAAGTTCACAAAAGGTTAATCATATTAAACTAATATGAATTCTCAGATTGAGTTTAATTTTTAAATATTATGCTATAGTGATAGCAAATTAGCTTTTTCAGCTACAATATGAATATCTTAAAAATCATAGTAAAGCAATGATTTGGATTCAGTAATGCTAAGGTTATGCAGTGTTTAGAACTGTGAACAAGATCGCTGTACCAAATTTCTCATAGATGTCATTAGCCAAAATTATCTCTCTGGTTTCATTAGCGATTCAAATGAACCAGTGCAATACCTCTTATGGATACAAGTGTTACGGAGGAAAAATAGCCTGCGATAGAAAAGTATTATGTTTGTGTCCCACAACCTAGTCTGCAAGTATCCCCATAAAATGAATAATTAGCTTTTAAAGCTTCCCCTTCAAAGTAATTATTCTCTGAGATTAGACCACTATGCACAAAACCAGATTAACTAAACCCCAGTCCATCACGACTCTAAAGTCAGTTGAAGCTGGATAATATCATTATGATTTATTAGCATCATAAGGAATCGCAGGAACGAACCGAGAACTTTCATCGTATGTGGTCCATCAATCTGATCTATCTATAAAAATACGGGTCAACCCACGGGTCTTGACAACTAGAGCGATTAATATTTATGCTACATTTCAACTTAATAGAAAACTGAATGATTCCGAGTCCGGGCACCACTTATTCAAAGAACCCGCCCACAAGGCGGGTTTTTGCTTTTCAGGTTGTATGAGCATCCAGGTACAATGAACCATTCATTTTTCGATATTCACTTGCACAGCATCAATTTCAAATAGATAAACTCCCCGGCAAATCCTCCAACGTCACCATCAGCATCATCGGGTCAATTAGCGAAGGCTCAAATCCCACACGCAGCCCGGCATCCCGTACCAACGCCCGATCAACGCCCTGACCATGTAATGATGTATCTACTGCCAGACGCCCCAGCACAACAACCGGGATTGGATCGGGCATATTGCCGCGAAAGCGTCCGGGAGCAGCATTCGTTGCTACAGCACTGGAAGCCAATCAGTAATACGCCAACAGTTTTAGCCCGTTATCCATAGACGCCACACCGCAACAGAATGAGGAAGTGTCATTGCCTGTTTTTGATGTGTTCACTCCAACTGTAGACCCTCCGTTTCTTGCGCCCCATCAAAGATGCGTGTGAGAGGTGTCTTCCCCGTCCAGTTCCAGCGTTGAAATGCCCTGCAAAATGCCGCAATCATCAACGGATTGCACAGACTGGCAGCGTTGACGTAACGCTGCCAGTTGCGCCTTGAGCTGTTGTAATTGTGCGATGCGCACCTCCACATGCCCGATGTGTTCTTCCAGCAGGTTATTGACGCCCTGGCAACTGGCGGCGGGCTGTTCGCCTAACGCGAGCAGTTCACGAATTTCATCGTGGTTCATGTCTAGCGAGCGGCAGTTGCGGATAAACCGCAGCCGCTCAACATGCTGTGCAGCATAGTGGCGGTAATTGCCCTCGGTGCGATGAGGCG is a window from the Dickeya lacustris genome containing:
- a CDS encoding IS3 family transposase (programmed frameshift) — translated: MTGRNRRNFSPEFRLEAAQLVLDQHYTVAAAATAMNVGKSTMDKWVRQLKEERAGKSPIASPMTPEQIEIRELKKRLQRVEMERDIFKKGYRALDVRLPEQFSLVEKLRARFPVAVMCNVFGVHRSSYKYWRQPKKPDATHVVLLSLVRESYRESHGSAGARNIAARVTTKGVKLSRWRATKLMKALNLISCQQPGHRYKKASKEHVEIPNYLERQFAVTEPNQVWCGDVTYIWTGKRWAYLAVVLDLFSRKPVGWAMSFFPDSALTTKALSMAWEARGKPSNLLYHSDQGSHYTSRNFRQLLWRYQIKQSLSRRGNCWDNSPMERFFRSLKTEWVPNNGYANFSEASAAITNYITEYYSQLRPHQYNGGLTPNESERLFWKNSNAVASFC
- the cadR gene encoding Cd(II)/Pb(II)-responsive transcriptional regulator — encoded protein: MKIGDLAKLTHTTPETIRFYEKKGLLPAPHRTEGNYRHYAAQHVERLRFIRNCRSLDMNHDEIRELLALGEQPAASCQGVNNLLEEHIGHVEVRIAQLQQLKAQLAALRQRCQSVQSVDDCGILQGISTLELDGEDTSHTHL
- a CDS encoding ABC-three component system middle component 1, whose translation is MIIEIIENIFLSNQYKRLEFNTSHSNELFYIFYPEESTEREEYFVLLQSLNQSNDEMKLILEEKAQLLFEEIIGSDKVERFFEKNCTLIICQNDNDIDRLTALRIEEDLYNFKKNVIAYTDSELEDLVKYLEVRSINKLSNRVLNDVINEHDGESFISFKNSSVNASNYYSLIVKLFLKLPFLTYSIEEKELIDLNGEIENKLTQHQKYIFKKLISNESEWTDNNIHDLVVVTWGKQGD
- a CDS encoding ABC-three component system protein produces the protein MNQNDCSGKTLTLWPVFVDHYKDTEDFEIIENDISKSLHQVKAYNSASYSKYSDALLEITLELYKKNNAFGFIHTWKKIGCKGTFANLIESLKDDLRVLLSEYNSMPRDGRTLIEKAVSAENGIPKTASILRTAFQGKTADEIYLILDSIHNESNDSLTRLKTYIYDDGNDFCELSLINTKIEVEIKKALELRGKPATGKQITSTFHFFLGMMDEYITIRHKQKQQDEKIKISFFEVLQSLIQDREEISSEYLAFQFKDFFARKIDEYMSDEDDYSLPADGEICNLSSARNYLLSLSPQELWSYYRSFSPHTYLEHASNIENAFCVDENGIRYVLVKILYSMNHGRSSCDIHKFKFTYRTSPLPKGNYLPTTIVAGMISAERIARRIIENPGVNELLYEIGNIIYNGTEVYEFSPTLDLNSQAPLEFDSVIREKHVEPLKLIKLIPIQTAKDALL